The Plasmodium sp. gorilla clade G2 genome assembly, contig: PADLG01_00_11, whole genome shotgun sequence sequence TGAtggattatataaaaatataaactatAAAAATACCATATCGATGCCAACATATTTGAGATTATTAGCAGAATTATCATATGGACTTACAAAAAATCATAAACATGAAAATAATCAATTAAGAGAATACAAAAATACCAATGAAACAAAATAcaagaaaaacaaatatcCAAAAGATGATACAAAgagaaaacaaaatataccACAGGTAACAGAAAAGGAAAACACTGAAACatcaaatttaaataaatataaaaaaggaaaatatgataaggaaaatgaaaaacaatCAAATATATCTTCTCGTTCCCTTAAATATTTAGAAATACAAAGAAAACTTtacaataatttttatgtaaaaCCAGAAATGTATTTCGAACATTTATCAGATAAATCAAATgctaaaaatgataaatctTGTGAATGGACGAATAAGAAGAAATCATCCGACAAATTATCTTCATCAAATAAAGTacatgataattatttagataatttaaaaacagGTTGTGTTGGAGGTGCTTCTACGTGTGGGCTTTCGTCTATAATTACAGCAGGATCTGGTATTTATGCTGCTACTGAAGCGGCAGGTGCAGCGATCCCGGCATTTACAGCACAAATTAAAAGTGCCTTAGTTGGtgtaaatttcttttttacatCTTCGTTGGAAACTGCGATTCAAGGTGCAGCTGTATCTGGGGGATTTACTCATCTTCTTGAAGGATTAGGTACTGTTGGAAGTCCTGCAATTGCTGGTACATCGACATTTTTTCCTTATGGTATGGCAATTGTTGCGCTAATTGCTGTAACTATTATAGTGATACTTTTGTATATATGGTTacgaaaaagaagaaaaaattcaTGGAAACACGAATGCAAGAAACATTTATACacataatttgttttttaaaacatgAAAAATTTTACATGTCAATGATATATGAAttgtattttataatttactttttcacacatgatataaaattatttgaataatattttcataataaaaaaatttttatagaCATTAATTACTTAATAAGATAAAATTGTACCAAACAATTactttacataatatatatttatcactgtcatataaaacaaaaatttacataatttggatgttaaaattttaattaatataatatatattttttattcttttgaaatttatattttaatatttattttatttcttgttattcaatttttatattaaataaatattatacaattaaattataagaCAATTTTagctattaataatattactgTTATTTTCCacttattcatatataatggatatttttcaattaaattatatcttatataattcaaataacaccttataattttataaaaagtaatttaatttttttttcttttaaaaactatgtcttataaaaatttattttatttttattttaacttaaATTAGACAAAAATGTAAACTATACATtcaaaatgaaaacaaaaataaaaaaaaaaataaacattatacatacaaatatataatgtgccaatgtatatgataatacattttcaaataacaatgataaaataatttacacGTTTTGGTGATTTCATAAACAAATGAATattaatgaaatattttaatattaatcataTACAAAATCATTAcacaaaatttaatatattcatttatttaattattatataggttttatataaaacatttattttaaaatacataaatatatatttcaagcATTATTCTTTATGagttaaaattataaaagatacaccaaatatttgtaatacatataatatacataatgatTTTTCGTTTATATAAAaggttaaaatatattaatagagattaaaaacaaaattaaacCCAATTCctaaaaattttatagaattaatatattgaatagaaaaatataattgaaaAAGATCAACCTTAGTATATTCTTTACTTTCCTATAtcacaaataaaatattaatatatatataattttaagtATATAAAACCTTATATTCCCATATTTCATTCGTATTTAGTTCATAGAGTAATAAAATGGTTattgtcatatatatatatgttaataagtTTGTTAGTtacagaaaatattatatatattatattattaaaaacaattaataaaaaatatattataattattctaatatttatataaatgtatacaaataggtgtgtatatatatataagagcAAAAGCACTTTTAATTCtattacattatatttaagaaaaatatatttattttaacatttatatgttaaatataattattcattcttaaaaataaaatatgtatatctaTTAAGCTTTATAAGATCACACACATGAAGGATgaaataacatatttttatataatattgtatattcTGCTAAACAAAAatcaatttatatatatatataataaacatttattttatataattcaatgGATATAAAACACCTGTTTTTATTAATGTTTTATGCAttctataattaaatatatttctcatttaaaaattttaaaataattaattttcaTTAAATGCAAGGCTTGTGCTATTTTTTCTAAAAGTTCCCTTTGATATTTTTCATGTAATTCTTTTTTGAATATCTTAAAATATTCTAAGAacgaataaataaattttaatatatcatcaagTGTATGTTTGTCATTAATTAaactaaaaaatttaatactGTATTCTAGCTCTTCAGTTGCTATTTTTTCACAAAGACTAAAAAGATTTTGTTTCCATATAGTGTCATATAACCAATCTTTCCTCTCATCATAAACATCATTatctaaatatttttgtattaatGATTTTAATACTTTCAATGTATCATCCAAACCTTCTTTGGCAACACCAAGTGTATGAGCCCATATATTTCTAAGATCTTCATTTGATGGACATTCTTTTAAAGAATTTAAAACATCATATAATTCCTTTTCTGATAAACTCTTTGAAATATCATTGTAAGGTTTATTTTCTAATGTAActgtttcattattatatgtatttgaaGGACTCTGAATTGTTATATCCAAAGggttcattttattttttcttttcatatcattattattttcattttcaattTCAGATAAATTTCGTGTCATTATTTCAACATATTTTGTTGATGGAACTATATTCTCCTCATGTACATtctgtaataaaaaaatatagagaaaaaataaaaattacatacatttaaaatattatataccaaacaaatatataaatatatttataacaaaCTAATATAAAGctttagaaatatattattaacttACCCATGaggataaataaaataatgaaattacACATAAacttaatgatataaaaataaaagaccTACAAGATATTCTACATTTCATTCTTTGCCTATTTACATTAGtagaatataaattatatttatgtgtattaaattttttattataaataattgccatatttttcaattataattaattaaaaaaatatatttttatatttattttctttataaaatattttatata is a genomic window containing:
- a CDS encoding stevor PIR protein, putative; its protein translation is MISYNFKLIIFSIILGTLTLIYNNNCDGLYKNINYKNTISMPTYLRLLAELSYGLTKNHKHENNQLREYKNTNETKYKKNKYPKDDTKRKQNIPQVTEKENTETSNLNKYKKGKYDKENEKQSNISSRSLKYLEIQRKLYNNFYVKPEMYFEHLSDKSNAKNDKSCEWTNKKKSSDKLSSSNKVHDNYLDNLKTGCVGGASTCGLSSIITAGSGIYAATEAAGAAIPAFTAQIKSALVGVNFFFTSSLETAIQGAAVSGGFTHLLEGLGTVGSPAIAGTSTFFPYGMAIVALIAVTIIVILLYIWLRKRRKNSWKHECKKHLYT